From Cyanobacteria bacterium FACHB-DQ100:
TTGCACTGTGCCTTTGCGAGTAACCGCATTTGTGACCCAAAGCAAACTTTCTAGTAAAGTCGTTTTGCCGCTGAGGTAAGGGCCTACGATCGCCACGCTTCGGATGCCAATCGAATTACTTTGCATACCATCCTCCTAGAAGTAAATGAATGCGCGATCGTATCCAGTGCGATCGCATGAATAGAAATAGCAATCTTTATTTCAATTCAAAGTGCAGAAACATAGGCTCAATTCTTCACCGTGAAGAGTGTGAAAATCAAGACTGTTCAGCACCTAAATTGAAGCGATTGATAAAATATCTGCTCTTGTTGAAAGAAAAAGATTGTTCAACCTGAGAACTGATAATGTTGGATTATCAAACTGTTTTGATTCGCTACATCAAAACCTCAGATTGTCTTAATAAAACTGTCCTAACAAAAAGGGGCGCGATTGAACGCACCCCCTTTTGTTATCTTATAAGCGATTCAACATTGTCGCTTGTGTGTTTACCACTGCCGTTTTGTTGGGTTTGGTGTCCGTTTTGATGGGTGTGTCCGTTGCCATTTCGGGGCTGAATTACACCGTATCCACCGTGATTGCGCTCATAGGCGACGTTGATCTCACCCGTTTCGACATTGCGGAACATATAGAAATCATGTCCCACCAGTTCAAGCTGCTCGATCGCTTGATCCACGGTCATCGGCGCCATAGAGAAATACTTGGTGCGAACAACTTGCGCTGGAAGTTCTGGCTCTCGATCGAGATTCAGATCTTCAATCATCGGCTGATCGTCCACGGTTGCAACAGATTTGTCGTGGCGATGGTTCGATCGTTTCTCCTTGTATTTTCTTAAACGACGTGCGATTTTATCTGCAACTAAATCAATACTCGCGTATAAAT
This genomic window contains:
- the raiA gene encoding ribosome-associated translation inhibitor RaiA, encoding MKLVIQGKNIEITDAIREYVHQKIEKAVSHYQTLTTEVDVHLSVSRNPRLVKQIAEVTIYANGTVVRAEEGSENLYASIDLVADKIARRLRKYKEKRSNHRHDKSVATVDDQPMIEDLNLDREPELPAQVVRTKYFSMAPMTVDQAIEQLELVGHDFYMFRNVETGEINVAYERNHGGYGVIQPRNGNGHTHQNGHQTQQNGSGKHTSDNVESLIR